One part of the Tenacibaculum sp. 190130A14a genome encodes these proteins:
- a CDS encoding fumarylacetoacetate hydrolase family protein, whose product MKIICIGRNYAKHIEELANERPENPVVFLKPDSAILPKKMPFFIPPFSNDVHYEVEVLVKINKVGKHISPKFAHKYYDTIGLGIDFTARDVQAQCKEKGLPWEKAKAFDGSAIVGQFFQKEEFDLDNLSFQLHKNDEIVQDGNTANMLWKIDELISYVSQYFTLKKGDLIFTGTPAGVGKVVENDVLTGTIEGKQAFQIKVK is encoded by the coding sequence ATGAAGATAATTTGTATTGGTCGCAACTATGCGAAACATATAGAGGAGTTAGCCAATGAAAGACCTGAAAACCCTGTTGTTTTTCTAAAACCGGATTCAGCTATTCTTCCTAAAAAAATGCCGTTTTTTATACCTCCTTTTTCAAATGATGTACATTATGAGGTAGAGGTATTGGTAAAAATAAATAAAGTAGGAAAACATATTTCTCCAAAGTTTGCACATAAATATTACGATACTATCGGTTTAGGAATCGATTTTACCGCTAGAGATGTGCAAGCTCAATGTAAAGAGAAAGGATTGCCATGGGAAAAAGCGAAGGCCTTTGATGGTAGTGCTATCGTAGGACAATTTTTTCAGAAGGAAGAGTTTGATTTAGATAACTTGTCTTTTCAATTACACAAGAATGATGAAATTGTACAAGATGGAAATACAGCTAATATGTTATGGAAGATTGATGAATTGATTAGTTATGTATCTCAATATTTTACACTTAAAAAAGGTGATTTAATTTTTACAGGAACACCCGCAGGAGTTGGAAAAGTAGTAGAAAATGATGTGTTAACCGGAACTATAGAAGGAAAACAAGCTTTTCAGATTAAAGTAAAATAA
- a CDS encoding competence/damage-inducible protein A — translation MNAEIITIGDEILIGQIIDTNSKWIAKELNKIGVSVHQISSIQDEKQHILKALNEAESRADIVIVTGGLGPTKDDITKKTIAEYFEDPIVVEYPEVIENIKHLFKKVNHPFNEVQRYQAQLPSKATLLMNRLGTAPGMWFYENNTVFVSLPGVPYEMKGLMTDSVLPKLQEQFQLPFIIHKTVMTVGKGESVIAEQIETWEENLPEEIKLAYLPSFGRVRLRLTAKGTNKEYLEEELSKQLLELNRLIPDIIVGLEEETSLEQKVGELLKEKGKTLATAESLTGGKIAATLVSVPGSSAYFIGSLVTYTADLKQQLLNVSKKTIEECTVVSAEVAKEMALGCLDALQTDYTIAVTGNAGPTKDNNDKSVGLVYIAIATKQGVEVHEFNFGQPREKVINRTVTKSLELLQGILLK, via the coding sequence ATGAACGCAGAAATAATTACCATAGGTGATGAAATTCTTATTGGACAGATTATAGATACCAATTCAAAATGGATTGCTAAAGAATTGAACAAAATTGGAGTCTCAGTTCACCAAATATCTTCTATTCAAGATGAGAAACAACATATATTAAAGGCTTTAAACGAAGCAGAAAGTAGAGCAGATATTGTAATTGTAACAGGAGGGTTAGGTCCAACCAAAGATGATATTACCAAAAAAACAATTGCCGAATATTTTGAAGATCCTATTGTGGTTGAGTACCCTGAGGTAATTGAGAACATCAAGCATTTATTTAAAAAGGTAAACCATCCATTTAATGAAGTGCAGCGATATCAGGCACAGTTACCATCAAAAGCTACTTTATTAATGAATCGTTTGGGAACTGCACCAGGCATGTGGTTTTATGAAAATAATACAGTTTTTGTCTCGTTGCCAGGAGTACCTTATGAAATGAAAGGGTTGATGACAGATAGTGTATTACCTAAACTTCAAGAGCAATTCCAATTACCTTTTATTATTCATAAAACGGTAATGACCGTAGGAAAAGGAGAGAGTGTTATTGCAGAGCAGATTGAAACTTGGGAAGAAAACTTACCAGAAGAAATAAAGTTAGCTTATTTACCTTCTTTTGGAAGAGTTCGTTTGCGTTTAACAGCGAAGGGAACGAATAAAGAATATCTCGAAGAAGAATTATCAAAACAGCTTCTAGAATTGAATCGATTAATTCCAGATATTATTGTTGGTTTAGAAGAGGAAACTTCACTCGAACAAAAAGTAGGGGAGCTGTTAAAAGAAAAAGGAAAAACATTAGCTACTGCCGAAAGTTTAACAGGAGGTAAAATTGCAGCAACATTGGTTTCTGTACCTGGTTCATCAGCATACTTTATAGGGAGCCTGGTTACATATACTGCAGATCTGAAACAACAATTGCTAAATGTTTCTAAGAAAACAATAGAAGAATGCACTGTGGTAAGTGCAGAAGTAGCGAAAGAAATGGCATTAGGTTGTTTAGATGCATTGCAAACAGATTATACCATTGCGGTTACTGGAAATGCAGGACCTACAAAAGACAATAATGACAAGAGTGTAGGCTTGGTGTATATTGCTATTGCAACGAAGCAAGGTGTTGAAGTTCATGAATTTAACTTTGGGCAACCAAGAGAGAAAGTAATAAATAGAACGGTCACAAAATCTTTAGAGCTTTTACAAGGGATATTATTAAAATAA
- the rpmB gene encoding 50S ribosomal protein L28, with protein MSRVCELTGKKAMVGNNVSHALNRTKRKFNANLMTKRFYIPEEDKWITLKVSASALKNINKKGISAVIKEAREKGFLTK; from the coding sequence ATGTCTAGAGTTTGTGAATTAACAGGAAAAAAAGCGATGGTAGGTAACAACGTATCGCACGCTTTAAACAGAACTAAAAGAAAATTTAACGCTAACTTAATGACCAAGCGTTTTTATATTCCAGAAGAAGATAAGTGGATTACATTAAAAGTATCAGCTTCTGCATTAAAAAATATTAATAAAAAAGGAATCTCTGCTGTTATTAAAGAAGCTAGAGAAAAAGGTTTCTTAACAAAATAA
- the rpmG gene encoding 50S ribosomal protein L33, whose product MAKKGNRVQVILECTEHKASGQPGTSRYITTKNKKNTPDRMELKKFNPILKKMTVHKEIK is encoded by the coding sequence ATGGCAAAAAAAGGAAACAGAGTTCAAGTTATATTAGAATGTACTGAGCACAAAGCTTCTGGTCAACCAGGAACTTCTCGTTATATCACAACAAAGAACAAAAAGAATACTCCTGATAGAATGGAATTAAAGAAATTTAATCCAATCTTAAAGAAGATGACAGTTCACAAAGAAATTAAATAA
- a CDS encoding DUF4295 domain-containing protein, producing MAKKSVATLQTGSKRLTKAIKMVKSPKSGAYTFVEAIMDPTQVNDFLAKK from the coding sequence ATGGCAAAGAAATCAGTAGCAACGTTACAAACAGGTTCGAAAAGATTAACCAAAGCTATCAAAATGGTAAAATCTCCAAAGTCAGGAGCTTACACATTTGTTGAAGCTATTATGGATCCAACACAAGTAAACGACTTTTTAGCTAAAAAGTAA